From a single Spongiibacter taiwanensis genomic region:
- a CDS encoding 5'-nucleotidase, which produces MPKGLENKLVVAISSRALFNLDESHQVFEQEGLEAYQRYQIEHEDQILEPGEAFGIVERLLLLNQYLDVSRVEVILLSRNSADTGLRVFNSIEHYGLNISRAAFSGGESPYRYVSAFGCHLFLSTNAEDVSRALEHGVAAATLMPRGRKSGKQEAKKELRFAFDGDAVLFSDEAERVFKTQGLEAFTASEVASAHQPLSGGPFKPFLAALNQLQSEFPADNPPIRTALVTARSAPAHKRVINTLREWNIRIDESLFLGGLDKADFLRAYGADVFFDDQPGHCESAREHVSTGHVPHGIANIKTESPG; this is translated from the coding sequence ATGCCGAAAGGACTAGAAAATAAACTGGTGGTTGCCATCTCATCCCGGGCGCTGTTCAACCTGGATGAAAGCCATCAGGTGTTTGAGCAGGAAGGGCTGGAAGCCTACCAGCGTTACCAAATTGAACACGAAGATCAGATTCTTGAACCCGGCGAAGCCTTTGGTATTGTGGAGCGGCTGCTGCTGTTGAACCAATACTTGGACGTGTCCCGAGTGGAGGTGATCCTGCTGTCGCGCAACTCGGCCGACACGGGCTTGAGAGTGTTTAACTCTATCGAGCACTACGGATTGAATATCAGCCGCGCGGCTTTCAGTGGCGGCGAAAGCCCCTACCGTTATGTTTCGGCCTTTGGTTGCCACCTATTTTTGTCCACCAATGCGGAAGATGTCTCCCGGGCCCTGGAGCACGGCGTTGCGGCGGCGACATTGATGCCCCGCGGCCGCAAAAGTGGCAAGCAGGAAGCCAAGAAAGAATTGCGCTTCGCCTTTGACGGCGATGCGGTGCTGTTTTCCGATGAGGCGGAGCGGGTATTTAAAACCCAGGGGTTAGAAGCCTTCACCGCCAGCGAGGTGGCCTCGGCTCACCAGCCTCTCAGTGGCGGTCCCTTTAAACCGTTTTTGGCGGCACTCAACCAGTTGCAGTCGGAGTTTCCGGCCGATAATCCACCGATTCGCACGGCCCTGGTGACGGCGCGATCTGCCCCGGCCCACAAACGGGTGATCAACACTCTGCGGGAGTGGAATATCCGCATTGATGAATCGCTGTTTCTTGGCGGCCTGGACAAGGCCGATTTCCTGCGCGCCTACGGTGCGGATGTCTTTTTTGATGATCAGCCGGGGCACTGTGAAAGCGCTCGGGAGCATGTATCAACCGGGCATGTGCCCCACGGTATTGCCAACATAAAAACAGAGTCGCCAGGCTAG
- a CDS encoding trypsin-like serine peptidase: protein MHKTLLKTFGNSIGLVLAMVALVCSQPLRACPESIFPPVSDNELLIAPERVESLLDKSKMARASECDELAADLAQLFFWGVGIQPVDFTAAARQLAFLQALSPGDATLRLLEPAVVLLGKSARLDVDEAMRRYQREINSGDALRRDKALAVLNQLAREQPKVNLQGQPLYLDAGRHLPAPAAQRGVILDADQGRLLVDSGGGMPALRWISPGLELPALAGPMAFFAHRAPGADQRRQQWQMPSQSLTTGLLRSGFGQRDQFLEIQCTATVIGPQWLLTAAHCLSAPDGGDEVLQQLAFAWRGERWVVSQAWRHQEHRSGDQQRGNVGQYSGSDVALLALAAPLPVTDFPRLASPDSEVEIYSFGYPQDKAPGTLWASECRGQLRRPDGPGELRVYRLDCSNTVGQSGSAVIDKARPDTVYGVLSARVREQQDDFNVFAAFSPALVKDIQRLISGDTDIQASGRSRFLQRYYAAPEVISRK, encoded by the coding sequence ATGCATAAAACCCTGCTCAAAACTTTCGGCAATTCTATCGGCCTTGTGTTGGCGATGGTAGCGCTGGTGTGTTCGCAACCCCTTCGCGCTTGCCCTGAATCAATTTTTCCGCCGGTATCGGATAACGAGCTGTTAATTGCCCCTGAGCGGGTCGAAAGTTTGCTCGACAAATCCAAAATGGCCCGGGCAAGCGAATGTGATGAACTGGCGGCCGATTTGGCTCAGCTGTTCTTTTGGGGGGTGGGTATTCAGCCGGTGGATTTTACCGCCGCTGCCCGTCAGTTGGCGTTTTTGCAGGCCCTTTCTCCGGGCGATGCAACATTGCGGCTACTTGAACCGGCTGTGGTTCTGTTGGGAAAGAGTGCTCGCCTGGACGTAGATGAGGCAATGCGCCGCTACCAGCGGGAGATTAACAGTGGCGATGCCTTGCGCCGTGATAAGGCCTTGGCGGTGCTCAATCAGCTTGCCCGGGAGCAACCCAAGGTCAATTTGCAGGGGCAGCCACTGTATCTCGATGCGGGTCGGCATTTGCCCGCGCCGGCGGCCCAGCGCGGTGTCATCCTCGACGCGGACCAGGGTCGCTTGCTGGTAGATAGTGGCGGCGGCATGCCGGCCTTACGCTGGATCAGTCCTGGCCTTGAATTGCCCGCCTTAGCAGGGCCGATGGCTTTTTTCGCCCATCGCGCACCCGGTGCAGACCAGCGGCGCCAGCAATGGCAGATGCCGAGCCAGAGCCTGACCACCGGCTTACTGCGCAGTGGTTTTGGCCAGCGTGATCAGTTTCTGGAAATTCAGTGCACGGCCACCGTGATTGGCCCCCAATGGTTGCTGACGGCGGCCCATTGCCTGTCGGCACCCGATGGCGGCGATGAGGTCCTGCAGCAATTGGCCTTCGCCTGGCGGGGAGAACGTTGGGTGGTGAGTCAGGCCTGGCGTCACCAGGAGCACCGTTCCGGGGACCAACAGCGTGGCAATGTCGGTCAATACAGTGGCTCTGATGTCGCGCTCTTGGCCCTGGCGGCGCCGCTGCCGGTGACCGACTTTCCGCGCCTGGCCAGCCCGGATAGCGAGGTTGAGATCTACAGCTTTGGTTACCCTCAGGACAAAGCGCCGGGAACCCTATGGGCCAGTGAATGCCGGGGTCAGCTTCGTCGGCCAGATGGCCCGGGCGAGCTGCGCGTTTATCGCCTCGACTGCAGCAACACAGTGGGCCAGAGTGGCTCGGCAGTGATTGATAAAGCTCGCCCAGATACGGTTTACGGTGTGCTGTCAGCCAGAGTGCGGGAGCAACAGGATGACTTCAATGTGTTTGCGGCCTTCAGCCCGGCGCTGGTGAAAGACATCCAGCGCCTGATCAGTGGTGACACCGACATTCAGGCCAGTGGCCGCAGCCGATTCCTGCAGCGCTATTATGCGGCGCCGGAGGTGATCTCCCGCAAGTGA
- the alr gene encoding alanine racemase: MHNTTWVEFSAAALLNNVAVVRKLAPEAAILAMVKGNGYGHGAGWVTETLAGEVDGFAVARMAEAQTLRKTYPKGRLVLLGTLLDEQGLQDCADLALDVVVHDLQTAQLITEAALPRPICVWLKLNVGMNRLGMTPADFARAHNLLRHANQVSAIHHMSHFSEADDLLSVETGAQIQRLIGRSQSLDSVPKSMSNSAGIIAHRDAHSDWIRPGIMLYGDDPTTSLPPNTLQPVMTFKARILSIRTVRDGAGVGYNRRWRAFGERQIATVAAGYADGYPRQARDGTPVLVNGQRAKIAGRVSMDLATIDITHLKDIKVGDPVTLWGEGLPASEVGEHCSTISYELFTRITDRVARIYD; encoded by the coding sequence ATGCATAACACCACGTGGGTAGAGTTTTCAGCCGCCGCACTGCTAAACAATGTGGCGGTGGTGCGCAAGTTAGCGCCCGAGGCGGCCATCTTAGCGATGGTGAAAGGCAATGGCTACGGCCACGGCGCGGGCTGGGTCACTGAAACATTGGCGGGCGAGGTAGATGGTTTCGCCGTTGCCCGAATGGCGGAAGCCCAGACTCTGCGAAAAACCTATCCCAAGGGCCGCCTCGTGCTGCTGGGCACCCTGCTCGATGAACAGGGCTTGCAAGACTGCGCCGACTTGGCACTGGACGTGGTTGTGCACGACCTGCAGACCGCCCAGTTAATCACAGAAGCCGCCCTGCCCCGACCGATCTGTGTCTGGCTCAAGCTTAATGTGGGTATGAACCGGCTGGGGATGACACCCGCCGATTTCGCCCGTGCCCACAATCTGCTGCGCCACGCCAACCAGGTCAGTGCCATTCATCATATGAGTCACTTCAGCGAAGCCGACGACCTGCTCAGCGTGGAGACCGGCGCCCAAATTCAACGCTTGATCGGGCGCAGCCAAAGTCTCGACTCGGTTCCCAAAAGCATGAGCAATTCGGCTGGCATCATCGCCCATCGCGATGCCCATAGCGACTGGATACGCCCCGGCATTATGCTCTATGGCGATGATCCGACGACGTCCCTGCCGCCCAACACCCTCCAGCCGGTAATGACGTTTAAAGCGCGGATCCTCAGCATTCGCACGGTTCGGGATGGCGCTGGTGTGGGTTACAACCGGCGCTGGCGGGCCTTTGGCGAAAGGCAAATCGCCACCGTCGCCGCCGGCTATGCCGACGGCTACCCCCGTCAAGCACGGGATGGCACGCCGGTGTTGGTGAATGGCCAACGGGCGAAGATTGCCGGCCGGGTGTCGATGGACCTGGCCACTATCGATATCACCCATCTGAAAGACATTAAGGTGGGCGACCCGGTCACCCTGTGGGGCGAGGGGCTTCCCGCCAGCGAGGTGGGTGAGCATTGCAGCACCATCAGCTACGAATTATTCACTCGTATCACCGACCGGGTTGCCCGTATCTACGACTAG
- a CDS encoding alanine/glycine:cation symporter family protein — METISLWVGAVNGIVWGPLMLVLILGTGAWLMAGLGFMPLRGIGTAFRILWRGREGRGSGEISPFQALATSLSATIGTGNIAGVATAIALGGPGALFWMWCTALVGMATKYAEAVLAVKFREQADDGSFSGGPMYYIKNGLGPKWRWLAGLFAFFGAFAGFGIGNTVQANSVADALFTTFAVPYWITGLVLLVGVALVVLGGVKRIAHVAGYLVPIMALAYMAVGLLVLVLHISEVPGVIALVVDSAFNGTAAVGGFAGAGIAAAIRFGVARGVFSNEAGLGSAPIAHAAAQTNNPVQQGMVAMLGTFIDTILVCSVTGFVILISGQWQTGESGAALSANSFEALLAGGHYIVAVGLAVFAFTTMLGWAYYSERCVVYFFGSRAVMVFRIAWVIAIPLGAVAKLSFVWLLADTLNALMAIPNLIALLLLSPVVFSLSKGALQQVRATSAD, encoded by the coding sequence ATGGAGACCATCAGCCTGTGGGTTGGCGCGGTCAACGGCATTGTCTGGGGACCGTTAATGCTGGTGCTGATACTGGGCACAGGCGCCTGGTTAATGGCCGGGCTGGGCTTTATGCCGCTGCGGGGAATTGGTACTGCCTTTCGCATACTCTGGCGCGGGCGCGAGGGTCGGGGCAGTGGTGAGATCAGCCCGTTTCAGGCGCTGGCGACTTCGCTTTCGGCCACCATCGGCACGGGCAATATCGCCGGCGTGGCAACGGCTATTGCCTTGGGCGGACCGGGGGCGCTGTTCTGGATGTGGTGCACGGCCCTGGTGGGCATGGCCACCAAGTATGCCGAGGCGGTGCTGGCGGTGAAATTTCGTGAACAGGCCGATGACGGCAGCTTTAGCGGCGGCCCCATGTACTATATCAAAAATGGTCTCGGCCCAAAATGGCGCTGGCTGGCCGGGCTGTTTGCTTTCTTTGGCGCCTTTGCCGGCTTTGGCATCGGCAACACCGTGCAGGCTAATTCCGTGGCCGACGCGCTGTTTACCACCTTTGCGGTTCCCTACTGGATCACCGGTCTGGTGCTGTTAGTCGGTGTCGCGCTGGTGGTGCTCGGCGGGGTAAAGCGCATCGCCCATGTGGCAGGTTACCTGGTGCCGATCATGGCGCTGGCCTATATGGCGGTGGGCCTGCTCGTGCTGGTTCTGCACATCAGTGAGGTTCCGGGGGTAATTGCCCTGGTGGTCGACAGCGCCTTCAATGGCACTGCGGCGGTGGGTGGCTTTGCCGGGGCCGGTATTGCCGCGGCGATTCGCTTTGGGGTTGCCCGGGGTGTGTTTTCCAATGAGGCGGGCCTGGGCAGTGCACCCATTGCCCATGCAGCGGCCCAAACCAACAACCCGGTTCAGCAGGGCATGGTCGCCATGCTGGGCACTTTTATCGACACGATTCTGGTGTGCTCGGTCACCGGCTTTGTGATTCTGATATCGGGCCAGTGGCAAACCGGCGAGAGCGGTGCGGCGTTGTCGGCAAATTCCTTTGAGGCTTTATTGGCCGGTGGCCATTACATCGTGGCGGTGGGATTGGCGGTATTTGCCTTTACCACCATGTTGGGCTGGGCTTACTACAGCGAACGTTGCGTGGTGTACTTTTTTGGCAGCCGCGCCGTGATGGTTTTTCGCATTGCCTGGGTCATCGCGATTCCCCTGGGCGCGGTGGCAAAGTTGAGTTTTGTCTGGCTGCTCGCCGATACCCTGAATGCGCTGATGGCGATTCCCAACTTGATCGCCTTGCTGTTGTTAAGCCCGGTCGTGTTTTCGCTGAGCAAGGGCGCGCTGCAGCAGGTGCGCGCCACATCAGCGGATTGA
- a CDS encoding 1-aminocyclopropane-1-carboxylate deaminase/D-cysteine desulfhydrase: MTNHPAENSLQLPPRLSLAQLPTPLQALDRLNQQIGGPRIWVKRDDLTGSVLSGNKVRKLEFSLAQAQAEGCDTVITCGGLQSNHCRATALLCAQLGLKCHLLLRGEPSGHPDGNLLLDHLAGAEIHCYPARQYQYQLTDLLRQWQQHYQDLGRRAFVIPTGASDGIGVWGYFEACRELKADFERANISPQHIVCATGSGGTQAGLTAGAHWYGLNAQVWGVNVCDDEAWFLNKVAADLADWHARYQLPVDAASLAVKVIDGYVGPGYAIAEQEIYKCIAQVAALEGLVLDPVYTGKAFFGMLQELRAGRFGDAGDIVFVHTGGVFGVFPHKQHFEF; the protein is encoded by the coding sequence ATGACAAACCACCCTGCAGAAAATTCGCTTCAGCTCCCTCCACGTCTTTCCCTGGCGCAATTGCCGACTCCCTTACAAGCCCTGGACCGACTCAATCAGCAAATCGGCGGCCCCCGCATTTGGGTAAAGCGCGACGATCTGACGGGCAGCGTGTTATCCGGTAACAAGGTTCGCAAGTTGGAGTTCAGTCTGGCCCAGGCACAGGCTGAAGGTTGCGATACGGTGATTACCTGCGGTGGCCTGCAATCCAACCACTGCCGGGCCACCGCCTTGCTGTGTGCCCAGCTGGGATTGAAATGCCACCTGTTGCTGCGCGGCGAACCGAGTGGTCACCCCGATGGTAACTTGCTGCTGGATCACCTGGCTGGTGCCGAGATTCACTGTTATCCCGCCCGCCAGTACCAATACCAGCTAACAGATTTGCTGCGCCAGTGGCAGCAGCATTATCAGGACTTGGGGCGGCGCGCCTTTGTAATCCCAACGGGGGCGTCTGACGGCATTGGTGTCTGGGGCTATTTTGAAGCCTGCCGGGAACTCAAGGCAGATTTTGAGCGCGCCAATATTTCGCCGCAGCATATTGTGTGCGCCACCGGCTCTGGCGGCACCCAGGCAGGCCTCACCGCCGGTGCCCATTGGTATGGCCTGAATGCCCAGGTATGGGGCGTGAACGTGTGTGATGACGAGGCCTGGTTTCTCAATAAAGTGGCTGCAGATTTGGCGGATTGGCACGCCCGCTATCAGCTACCGGTAGATGCAGCCAGCCTGGCGGTTAAGGTCATTGACGGCTATGTTGGCCCGGGCTATGCAATAGCAGAACAAGAGATCTACAAATGCATTGCCCAGGTCGCGGCTCTGGAAGGTCTGGTTCTGGATCCGGTTTACACCGGCAAAGCCTTCTTCGGCATGCTGCAAGAACTCCGCGCAGGCCGCTTTGGTGATGCTGGTGATATTGTATTCGTGCACACCGGCGGGGTGTTTGGCGTGTTCCCCCACAAACAACACTTCGAATTCTGA
- the yajC gene encoding preprotein translocase subunit YajC translates to MSFFISQAHAQSGAAGAPPGGELFQIGFLVLMFALFYFIAIRPQRKRQKEHAAMISALSKGDEVVTSSGILGKINKLDDDYVVVSVSDNVELKFQRSAIHAVLPKGTLKAI, encoded by the coding sequence ATGAGCTTTTTTATCTCTCAAGCCCACGCCCAATCCGGTGCGGCCGGTGCGCCCCCCGGCGGTGAGCTGTTCCAGATTGGTTTTCTGGTGCTGATGTTTGCCCTGTTTTACTTTATTGCGATTCGCCCCCAGCGCAAGCGCCAGAAAGAGCACGCCGCGATGATCTCGGCGCTGAGCAAGGGCGACGAGGTCGTTACCAGCAGCGGCATTCTCGGCAAGATCAACAAGCTGGATGACGACTATGTGGTTGTGAGCGTGAGCGATAATGTGGAGCTCAAGTTCCAGCGCTCCGCCATTCATGCGGTGTTGCCGAAGGGTACCCTGAAAGCCATTTGA
- a CDS encoding YkvA family protein codes for MTLFSRKRAKQILDEGAAHQDEAKVDKALSNRQRILDRVQASAKLAPYIDQVKVLFQMLQDYAKGNYREIPWWSIGSISTALLYILLPLDALPDFIPIAGFIDDAVVLKLCLDLVVKDLDQYRLFRRIRDGSAGEPVDASQDGATDAVDTDSTPGKQDQ; via the coding sequence GTGACATTATTTTCCCGCAAGCGCGCCAAACAGATTCTTGATGAGGGCGCCGCCCATCAGGATGAGGCCAAGGTCGATAAGGCGCTTAGCAACCGCCAACGAATTTTGGACCGGGTTCAGGCGAGCGCCAAACTCGCGCCCTACATTGATCAGGTGAAAGTCTTGTTTCAAATGCTGCAGGACTACGCCAAGGGTAATTACCGGGAAATACCGTGGTGGTCGATTGGCTCGATCTCCACCGCCCTGCTCTATATTTTGCTGCCCTTGGATGCCCTGCCGGATTTCATCCCCATCGCCGGTTTTATCGACGATGCGGTGGTACTCAAACTGTGTCTCGACCTGGTGGTGAAGGATCTCGATCAGTACCGACTGTTTCGGCGAATCCGGGATGGGTCAGCGGGCGAACCGGTCGATGCCAGCCAAGATGGCGCAACCGATGCCGTAGACACAGACAGCACCCCGGGGAAACAGGACCAGTGA
- a CDS encoding OsmC family protein produces the protein MEPLPHVYTVRAVGNRQAVALHCESDDLPSLSVAGPAEFDGPGDLWSPETLLTAALANCFVLSFKAIATASRFEWLDLQCEVEGELDKVERSLKFTRFHQQVVLRISDESGREKAAKLLEKAEGACLIGNSLNAQITLDYKITVA, from the coding sequence ATGGAACCACTTCCCCATGTGTACACGGTGCGCGCGGTCGGCAACCGTCAGGCGGTTGCCCTGCACTGTGAATCTGATGATCTGCCGTCATTGAGTGTGGCCGGTCCCGCGGAGTTCGATGGCCCCGGCGATCTATGGTCGCCGGAAACCCTGCTGACCGCCGCCCTGGCCAACTGCTTTGTGTTGTCATTCAAGGCGATTGCCACAGCGTCGCGCTTTGAGTGGCTGGACCTGCAGTGCGAGGTTGAGGGAGAGCTGGATAAGGTAGAGCGCAGCTTGAAGTTCACCCGTTTTCATCAGCAGGTGGTGCTGCGCATCAGTGATGAAAGCGGGCGTGAAAAGGCGGCAAAATTATTGGAGAAGGCCGAAGGCGCCTGCCTGATTGGTAACTCCCTTAACGCGCAGATCACGCTGGATTATAAAATCACCGTCGCCTGA
- the bcp gene encoding thioredoxin-dependent thiol peroxidase, translated as MAFPKVGNMAPAFTLCDQNGDKVSLKDFKGSKNVVLYFYPKAKTPGCTVQACGIRDSRKAFDKADTVVLGVSPDPVAKLKKFEENPKKEEAPLNFTLLSDEDHAVADKYGAWGPKKFMGREYDGILRTTFIIGKDGRLKHVMEKVNTKTHNEDVLTLINELGLA; from the coding sequence GTGGCATTTCCAAAAGTTGGCAATATGGCTCCGGCATTTACCCTGTGTGATCAGAACGGTGACAAGGTCAGCCTGAAGGATTTCAAGGGCAGCAAGAATGTGGTGCTGTACTTTTACCCCAAGGCCAAAACACCGGGCTGTACGGTGCAGGCCTGCGGTATTCGGGACAGCCGCAAAGCTTTCGATAAAGCCGATACCGTGGTGTTAGGTGTGAGCCCGGACCCCGTGGCCAAGCTGAAGAAATTTGAAGAGAACCCTAAAAAGGAAGAGGCGCCGCTGAACTTCACCCTGCTGTCAGATGAGGATCATGCTGTTGCCGATAAATATGGTGCCTGGGGGCCTAAGAAATTTATGGGCCGGGAGTATGACGGTATTCTTCGCACCACCTTTATCATCGGCAAGGACGGTCGCTTGAAGCACGTGATGGAGAAGGTGAACACCAAAACGCACAATGAGGATGTGTTGACCCTGATCAACGAGCTGGGCCTGGCCTAG
- a CDS encoding DNA recombination protein RmuC, whose amino-acid sequence MTTSSGILLIAGAVALAIGFLAAWLLRGRVAGQQIAHAQQAAEALEQQLQQSRAETSARSHAEQQALQQLAALRSRDEAQSRQVATLEEQLQAVRQQCAELSIKLTQRDSEYQHLKTTSDEKITLLNDARKQLTEQFEQLANRIFDEKTQRFQRSSQDSLELSLKPFREQLKDFRTRVDHIYDSENRERGELREQLKSLQDMNRSISREAQNLTKALKGDNKAQGNWGEVILERVLEESGLHKGREYETQASFADESGRRRQPDVIVHLPEDKDIIIDAKVSLIAYERYCSAEDEAERAAALREHIQSVRQHVSGLSTKAYQHIEAIRSLDFVFIFIPIEAAFMAAFEHDPDLFRSAYEKNIIVVGPTTLLATLRTVQSIWRYERQNRNAEKIAAEAGALHDQFALVVESLEEIGKHLERGQGAYDKTLKRMTEGRGNLVGRVARLEALGAKVKKQLPSALVERADVDATDNDNPDEE is encoded by the coding sequence ATGACGACCTCATCGGGCATATTGCTTATTGCTGGCGCAGTGGCGCTGGCGATCGGATTTCTGGCGGCCTGGCTATTGCGCGGCAGAGTGGCGGGGCAGCAGATTGCCCACGCCCAGCAGGCTGCCGAGGCCCTGGAACAGCAGTTGCAGCAGAGCCGCGCAGAGACCTCCGCCCGCAGCCATGCTGAACAACAGGCCCTGCAACAATTGGCGGCCCTGCGATCTCGGGACGAGGCCCAATCCCGGCAGGTGGCGACGCTGGAAGAGCAGCTCCAGGCGGTTCGGCAGCAGTGCGCAGAGCTGAGTATCAAACTGACCCAGCGGGACAGTGAGTATCAGCACCTCAAAACCACCTCGGATGAAAAAATCACCTTGCTCAACGATGCTCGAAAGCAGTTAACCGAGCAGTTCGAACAGTTGGCCAATCGCATCTTTGACGAGAAAACTCAGCGTTTTCAACGCAGCAGTCAGGATAGTTTAGAACTGTCGCTCAAGCCCTTTCGCGAACAGTTGAAAGATTTTCGTACCCGGGTTGACCATATCTACGACAGCGAAAACCGCGAACGGGGTGAGCTGCGCGAACAGCTCAAAAGTCTGCAAGACATGAATCGCAGTATCAGCCGTGAGGCCCAGAATCTCACCAAGGCCCTGAAGGGCGACAACAAAGCTCAGGGCAACTGGGGTGAAGTCATCCTTGAGCGGGTGTTGGAAGAATCGGGATTGCATAAGGGCCGGGAGTACGAAACCCAGGCCAGTTTCGCCGATGAGAGTGGCCGCCGCCGACAGCCGGATGTCATTGTTCATTTGCCGGAAGACAAAGACATTATCATTGATGCCAAGGTATCGCTGATTGCCTATGAGCGCTATTGCAGTGCCGAAGATGAGGCTGAGCGGGCTGCGGCATTGCGCGAACATATTCAATCCGTTCGCCAGCATGTCAGCGGGCTGTCCACCAAGGCCTACCAGCATATTGAGGCCATCCGCAGTCTCGATTTTGTGTTTATTTTCATTCCTATTGAAGCCGCTTTTATGGCGGCCTTTGAGCACGATCCGGACTTGTTTCGCAGTGCCTATGAGAAAAACATCATTGTTGTCGGCCCCACAACCTTGCTGGCAACACTGCGCACGGTGCAGAGCATCTGGCGCTACGAACGACAAAACCGCAACGCCGAAAAAATCGCCGCGGAAGCGGGCGCCTTGCATGACCAGTTTGCCCTTGTAGTGGAATCGTTAGAGGAAATTGGCAAGCATCTGGAACGCGGGCAGGGTGCGTATGATAAAACCCTCAAGCGGATGACCGAGGGGCGGGGCAACCTGGTGGGCCGGGTTGCGCGCCTGGAGGCCCTTGGTGCAAAGGTGAAAAAGCAGCTTCCCAGCGCTCTGGTCGAGCGCGCGGATGTGGATGCGACAGACAATGACAATCCTGATGAAGAGTGA
- a CDS encoding PhzF family phenazine biosynthesis protein, producing the protein MQHYKIVDVFTQQAFSGAQITVFPDASALNDEQMQHIAQEINHAESVFVMPADGGGDTELKIFSPRGPRPPGSHSCVAAAYVLAESGHFQFADDRCDTRLRHAGQALNISLRREGDKVHTQLSRQLQPEIDRYVPDHRELQQILGLGEHDIEQIKARSLFVSCDIPYLIVPLRSMEAVYRAKYHAEAWAQSSASSIPVSEILLYCRESEHPSVDFHLRLLGPQISTQDDPPVGAAVPAFAAYLREIQQLGEGTHSFWVERGLQSARQSLLKVELLYKASAPLTVMVGGDAVLVGEGRLFAL; encoded by the coding sequence ATGCAGCACTACAAAATTGTCGACGTGTTTACCCAGCAGGCCTTCAGTGGCGCCCAGATCACGGTGTTTCCCGACGCCAGCGCCCTCAATGACGAGCAGATGCAGCACATCGCTCAGGAAATCAATCATGCCGAGTCGGTCTTTGTCATGCCGGCCGATGGCGGAGGCGATACCGAACTCAAGATATTCTCGCCCCGTGGCCCCCGACCACCGGGCAGCCATAGCTGCGTCGCTGCCGCCTACGTGCTGGCTGAGAGCGGTCATTTTCAGTTTGCCGACGATCGCTGCGACACCCGGCTTCGCCACGCCGGGCAAGCCCTGAACATCAGTCTTCGCCGTGAGGGCGATAAGGTTCACACCCAGCTGTCCCGCCAGCTACAGCCGGAAATCGATCGCTATGTGCCGGATCATCGGGAGTTGCAGCAGATTCTTGGCTTGGGTGAACACGACATCGAGCAGATTAAAGCCCGCAGCCTGTTCGTCAGTTGCGATATCCCTTATTTGATCGTGCCTCTGCGCAGTATGGAGGCGGTCTATCGCGCCAAATATCACGCCGAGGCCTGGGCCCAGAGCAGTGCCTCGTCGATTCCGGTCAGTGAAATCTTGCTCTATTGCCGAGAGAGTGAGCACCCGAGTGTCGACTTTCACCTGCGCCTCCTCGGGCCTCAGATTTCCACCCAGGACGATCCGCCAGTCGGCGCGGCAGTGCCTGCCTTTGCGGCTTACCTTCGGGAAATTCAGCAACTGGGGGAGGGGACCCACAGCTTTTGGGTGGAGCGCGGCCTTCAATCTGCCCGGCAGAGCTTGCTGAAGGTGGAGCTGCTATATAAAGCCTCAGCGCCGCTAACGGTAATGGTGGGTGGTGATGCGGTGCTCGTGGGAGAAGGGCGTTTGTTCGCCTTGTAG
- a CDS encoding NUDIX hydrolase has protein sequence MKFCSECAAPLREMIPEGDNRPRYVCSACDTIHYQNPRVVTGCLVTAGRQVLLCRRAIEPRLGYWTIPAGFMENGETMREGALRETWEEAAAEVEDVALYRLFDIPHINQVYVFFRGELAGGYGIGPESLEVRLFDEQDIPWSELAFPIVTDVLTDYFSDRQGDEYPVRVSKPSPLWAKQTQHKRS, from the coding sequence ATGAAGTTTTGCAGTGAATGCGCGGCGCCGTTGCGGGAGATGATCCCGGAGGGCGACAACCGCCCTCGTTATGTGTGCAGTGCCTGCGATACGATCCACTACCAAAATCCGCGCGTCGTCACCGGGTGTCTGGTGACCGCCGGACGGCAAGTATTATTGTGTCGCCGCGCCATAGAGCCCCGGCTCGGTTATTGGACCATTCCCGCCGGGTTTATGGAGAATGGCGAAACCATGCGGGAGGGCGCCCTCCGGGAAACCTGGGAGGAAGCCGCCGCCGAAGTTGAGGATGTGGCCTTGTATCGCCTGTTTGATATTCCCCATATCAACCAGGTCTACGTTTTTTTTCGGGGTGAGCTTGCCGGCGGCTACGGCATCGGCCCGGAGAGCCTCGAGGTTCGCCTGTTCGACGAACAGGATATTCCCTGGTCAGAGCTGGCCTTTCCCATCGTTACCGACGTGCTAACTGATTACTTCAGTGATCGGCAAGGCGATGAATACCCGGTGCGGGTCAGTAAGCCCAGCCCGCTCTGGGCAAAACAGACGCAGCACAAGCGCAGCTAA